A stretch of Aureispira sp. CCB-E DNA encodes these proteins:
- the ribH gene encoding 6,7-dimethyl-8-ribityllumazine synthase — protein MSSADKNLSSYDESTLPSAEQLKFGIVVADWNEKITHALYEGCYDTLIKHGAKAENIHTIQVPGTFELPQGARILNKNRTVDATICIGCVIKGETSHNEYINMSVAQGLQNMAIATSKPFIFGVLTPNSMEQALDRAGGKYGNKGVEAAVTALRMAGLSSELEGEGNSIGFGK, from the coding sequence ATGAGTAGCGCAGACAAAAATTTATCATCTTATGATGAGAGTACTTTACCATCCGCAGAGCAGTTAAAATTTGGAATTGTTGTTGCCGATTGGAACGAAAAAATTACCCACGCTTTGTACGAAGGGTGTTACGATACTTTGATAAAACATGGGGCGAAAGCTGAAAATATCCATACCATTCAAGTGCCAGGAACCTTTGAACTACCTCAAGGTGCCCGTATTCTTAATAAAAATAGAACGGTTGATGCTACAATTTGTATCGGTTGTGTCATCAAAGGAGAAACAAGCCACAATGAATATATTAATATGTCTGTTGCTCAAGGGTTACAAAATATGGCAATAGCAACTAGTAAGCCTTTTATTTTTGGAGTACTAACACCAAATAGCATGGAACAAGCATTGGACCGAGCAGGAGGGAAGTATGGCAACAAGGGAGTCGAAGCTGCAGTAACTGCACTAAGAATGGCGGGACTAAGCTCTGAATTAGAAGGTGAAGGAAACTCTATCGGATTCGGCAAATAA
- a CDS encoding MBL fold metallo-hydrolase — protein sequence MKLSVIDTGYFKLDGGAMFGVVPKSLWSKLEQPDEHNLCTWAMRCLLVETADRKIIIDTGIGNKQSEKFFSHFHPHGDATLVKSLANNGLTVDDITDVFLTHLHFDHVGGAVLKDAAGKLIPTFPNATYWTNQPHYDWAFTPNAREKASFLKENFVPLMEEGILKMLEALPYDKVLDWLPNFGVGYAYGHTEALMTPRIQYQDRTIIYCADLLPSPSHISMPYVMGYDVRPLQTLTEKEWFLNKAVEEQHILFFEHAPEIEACTVKRNEKGRIVADKVGRLADFVQL from the coding sequence ATGAAACTAAGTGTTATAGATACAGGATATTTTAAATTAGATGGTGGTGCTATGTTTGGGGTGGTACCTAAGAGCTTGTGGTCAAAATTAGAGCAACCTGACGAACACAATTTGTGTACTTGGGCAATGCGTTGTTTGTTAGTAGAAACAGCCGACCGAAAAATTATCATTGATACAGGAATCGGAAATAAACAATCTGAAAAATTCTTTTCACATTTTCACCCTCATGGTGATGCTACTTTGGTAAAGTCTTTGGCGAACAATGGCTTAACAGTAGATGATATTACAGACGTATTTTTGACACATTTACACTTTGATCACGTAGGAGGAGCTGTTTTGAAAGATGCAGCTGGGAAATTAATACCAACATTTCCAAATGCTACCTATTGGACAAATCAACCACACTACGATTGGGCATTTACACCAAACGCGAGAGAAAAAGCTTCGTTCTTGAAAGAAAACTTTGTTCCTTTGATGGAAGAAGGTATATTAAAAATGTTAGAAGCATTGCCCTATGACAAGGTGCTAGATTGGCTGCCTAACTTTGGAGTCGGCTATGCATATGGTCACACAGAAGCATTGATGACGCCTCGTATTCAGTATCAAGACCGAACCATTATTTATTGCGCAGATTTATTGCCTTCTCCAAGCCACATCAGCATGCCTTATGTGATGGGCTACGATGTACGTCCTTTGCAAACTTTAACTGAGAAAGAATGGTTTTTGAATAAAGCTGTAGAAGAACAACATATCTTGTTCTTCGAACATGCGCCAGAAATTGAAGCTTGTACCGTCAAGCGCAACGAAAAGGGGCGTATTGTAGCTGATAAAGTAGGTCGTTTAGCGGACTTTGTTCAATTGTAA